The sequence AGACATCTCAGACACACTGTTCACTGtagattcatttatttctttaaacacaTGAGTGGGCTAAATAATGATGTTTTATATGGACAACATTGATGCCCCTTGCCCACAAAAATTAACaagaacaacaataacaacactCAAGAACAAAAGACAAGCTTGGTATATTATGAGTTATATTATGAGAGGTTTTCAGAAGAAGACAGGCAGAGCATTACTTCTAATGTACACCCACTCAGAAGTTTGCACAGTGCATCCTTGAGCTCgtggttcctcatgctgtagatgaggaGATTCACTGCTGAAGGAACCACTGAGTACAGAACAGTCACCACGAGATCCAGGaatggggaggagagggcagggggCTTCAGGGCGGCAAAAAAGGCAGTGATGACAAACAGGGAGACCACAAacaggtgagggaggcacgtggaaaaggctttgtgctgtccctgctcagagggcatcctcagcacagtcctgaagatctgcacataggacagcacgatgaaaacaaaacaccccaaagcCACAAAAACACTAAATGTGAGAAGCCCAATTTCCCTGAGGTAGGAGTCAGaacaggagagcttgaggatcttGGGgacttcacagaagaactggttcACAGCATTGCCTCTGCAGAATGGCagtgaaaatgtattggcagtgtgcagcacagcatggagaaccccactgccccaggcagctgctgccatctgggcacaagcttTGCTGTCCAGGAGGgtcccgtagtgcaggggcttgcagatggcaacatAGCGGTTATAGGACATGACAGTGAGAATAGAAAACTCTGTTGACATcaagaagacaaacagaaagagCTGTGCAACACACCCTGAGTATGAAATATccctggtgtcccagagggaattggccatggctttggggacagtggtggagatgcagcccaggtcgaggagggcgaggttgaggaggaagaagtacatgggggtgtggaggcggtggtcacAGGCTACggctgtgaggatgaggccattgcccaggagggcagtcaggtagatgcccaggaagagcatgaagtgcaggagctgcagctcccttgTGCCTGcaaatggcaggaggaggaactcacTGATGGAGGTGTTGTTGGACATCTGATGTTTCTGGACAAAGGGGATGAtccaaggaagaaaagacagtgaTAAGGAGGAGAGAATTCTCTAAGAGAAACCTACTCACCTCTCACCAAACCCCCTCACAGTGACTTTCCCCTTCTGAAAACTTCTTGTTGGTCCTTTACCTATccctgtagtgggtttatgtggcaaggttttgcaAGCAGgaggccataggggtggcttctgtaaGTAAAATGTGGAAGCTGCCCCATA is a genomic window of Oxyura jamaicensis isolate SHBP4307 breed ruddy duck unplaced genomic scaffold, BPBGC_Ojam_1.0 oxyUn_random_OJ62352, whole genome shotgun sequence containing:
- the LOC118158965 gene encoding olfactory receptor 14J1-like, with the protein product MSNNTSISEFLLLPFAGTRELQLLHFMLFLGIYLTALLGNGLILTAVACDHRLHTPMYFFLLNLALLDLGCISTTVPKAMANSLWDTRDISYSGCVAQLFLFVFLMSTEFSILTVMSYNRYVAICKPLHYGTLLDSKACAQMAAAAWGSGVLHAVLHTANTFSLPFCRGNAVNQFFCEVPKILKLSCSDSYLREIGLLTFSVFVALGCFVFIVLSYVQIFRTVLRMPSEQGQHKAFSTCLPHLFVVSLFVITAFFAALKPPALSSPFLDLVVTVLYSVVPSAVNLLIYSMRNHELKDALCKLL